CAGGCCCCGCTCCTTTCGCGCGCGGCCCGGAACGAATCCCCGAGCCGACGGCACGAGCGCGACGAACAATACCGCCGCCACGACGCAGAGCAGAACGACGGATGCCACCCCCCACCGCCATCCGGCGACCTCACCGACCCACCCCGCGATGACCCTCCCCGACAGACCGCCGACCGTCGTGCCCGCGATGTACGAGCCCGCCGCCGCCGCGACGTGGCGCGGAGCGATCTCCTCGCTGAGATAGGCCAGCGCCACGGCGGGTACAGCTCCCAATGCCGCCCCCTCGAGGAGGCGTAGCCCCAGCAACATGACGATGTCATCCGCGAAGGGCGTGCACGCGCCGAGGAGCGTCGCCGCCACCAGTCCGAGCGCCATGACCGGAACCCGGCCGATGCGATCGGCGACGAGCGACCAGGGAATCACCGCGACAGCCAGACCCAGAGTCGACGCGGACACCGTCAGGGCGGCGCCTGCCGGCCCCGAATCGATGTCGGCAGCGATCGCAGGCAAGACAGCCTGCGTGGCGTAGAGCTGCGCGAACGTCGCCACCCCGCCGAAGAACAAACCCGCCAGGAGGCGCCTGTACTCACGACTCCCGGGCAAGTGGCCGGAGAACTCGCTCACGTTCTCGACTCTAGCTCCGTGTGACAACGACGAAGCGCCGCAATCATGCCCGTAAATGCGAAATGGCCACCCAGCTTTGGGTGGCCATTTCGTTAGAAGAAGTCCGGCGGTGTCCTACTCTCCCACAGGGTCCCCCCTGCAGTACCATCGGCGCTGAGAGGCTTAGCTTCCGGGTTCGGAATGTGACCGGGCGTTTCCCTCTCGCTATGGCCGCCGAAACACTATTGATGTTTCAAAAACCAACAACGATTACTTTCATTGTTGCGTTCCCGACCGTACATCGAGAACCACTCAGTGGACGCAAGCACCAAAAACGGTGTGTTATCAAGTCATCGGCTTATTAGTACCGGTCAGCTTCACGTATTACTACGCTTCCACATCCGGCCTATCAACCCAGTAGTCTGGCTGGGAGCCTCTCACCATAAAGGTATGGAAGTCTCATCTTGAGGCCGGCTTCCCGCTTAGATGCTTTCAGCGGTTATCCATCCCGAACGTAGCTAATCAGCGGTGCTCCTGGCGGAACAACTGACACACCAGAGGTTCGTCCAACCCGGTCCTCTCGTACTAGGGTCAGATCCTCTCAAACTTCCTACGCGCGCAGCGGATAGGGACCGAACTGTCTCACGACGTTCTAAACCCAGCTCGCGTACCGCTTTAATGGGCGAACAGCCCAACCCTTGGGACCTACTCCAGCCCCAGGATGCGACGAGCCGACATCGAGGTGCCAAACCATGCCGTCGATATGGACTCTTAGGCAAGATCAGCCTGTTATCCCCGAGGTACCTTTTATCCGTTGAGCGACAGCGCTTCCACAAGCCACTGCCGGATCACTAGTCCCGACTTTCGTCCCTGCTCGACCTGTCAGTCTCACAGTCAAGCTCCCTTGTGCACTTACACTCGCCACCTGATTGCCAACCAGGTTGAGGGAACCTTTGGGCGCCTCCGTTACATTTTGGGAGGCAACCGCCCCAGTTAAACTACCCACCAGGCACTGTCCCTGAACCGGATCACGGTCCTAAGTTAGATATCCAGAGTGACCAGAGTGGTATTTCAACAATGACTCCACACTCACTGGCGTGAATGCTTCACCGTCTCCCACCTATCCTACACAAGCCACACCGAACACCAATACCAAGCTGTAGTAAAGGTCACGGGGTCTTTCCGTCCTGCTGCGCGTAACGAGCATCTTTACTCGTAATGCAATTTCGCCGAGTTCGCGGTTGAGACAGTTGGGAAGTCGTTACGCCATTCGTGCAGGTCGGAACTTACCCGACAAGGAATTTCGCTACCTTAGGATGGTTATAGTTACCACCGCCGTTTACTGGGGCTTAAATTCTCAGCTTCGCCTTGCGGCTAACCGGTCCTCTTAACCTTCCAGCACCGGGCAGGCGTCAGTCCGTATACATCGTCTTGCGACTTGGCACGGACCTGTGTTTTTAGTAAACAGTCGCTACCCACTAGTCTCTGCGGCCACCACACCCTTTCGGAGCAAGTCCTAATAAGTGGATGGCCCCCCTTCTCCCGAAGTTACGGGGGCATTTTGCCGAGTTCCTTAACCACGATTCTCTCGATCTCCTTGGTATTCTCTACCTGACCACCTGAGTCGGTTTGGGGTACGGGCGGCTAGAACCTCGCGTCGATGCTTTTCTCGGCAGCATAGGATCACCCACTTTTTATCCGCATCGTGTCTCAGCCTCAATGACTCCCGGATTTGCCTAAGAGTCGGCCTACGCACTTGCACCAGGACTACCATCGCCTGGCTTGGGCTACCTTCCTGCGTCACACCTGTTAATACGCTAGCCGCACCAGCATGGGGTCGAGCGTTCACACACACCCGCCTCACCCCGAAGGGATCGGCTAAAGCGTGAGCTAGGACTCTTAGCACCACTGGATTAGCTTGGGCGGTTCTTCGCCGGTACGGGAATATCAACCCGTTGTCCATCGACTACGCCTGTCGGCCTCGCCTTAGGTCCCGACTTACCCAGGGAAGATTAGCTTGACCCTGGAACCCTTGGTCTTTCGGAGGACGTGTTTCTCACACGTCTTTCGCTACTCATGCCTGCATTCTCACTCGTGTAGCGTCCACGGCTGGGTCACCCCGCCGCTTCACTCGCCACACGACGCTCTCCTACCCATCAACACGGCTGGACCACGAAGGCCTACCAAAAATGTCAATGCCACAACTTCGGTGGCGTGCTTGAGCCCCGTTACATTGTCGGCGCGGAATCACTTGACCAGTGAGCTATTACGCACTCTTTCAAGGGTGGCTGCTTCTAAGCCAACCTCCTGGTTGTCAAAGCAACTCCACATCCTTTCCCACTTAGCACGCGCTTAGGGACCTTAGTTGGTGGTCTGGGTTGTTTCCCTCTCGACTATGAAGCTTATCCCCCACAGTCTCACTGCTGCGCTCTCACTTACCGGCATTCGGAGTTCGGCTGACGTCAGTAACCTTGTAGGGCCCATCGGCCATCCAGTAGCTCTACCTCCGGCAAGAAACACGCAACGCTGCACCTAAATGCATTTCGGAGAGAACCAGCTATCACGAAGTTTGATTGGCCTTTCGCCCCTATCCACAGCTCATCCCCTCAGTTTTCAACCTAAGTGGGTTCGGTCCTCCACGACGTCTTACCGTCGCTTCAACCTGGCCATGGATAGATCACTTCGCTTCGGGTCTAGGACACGCGACTGAATCGCCCTATTCAGACTCGCTTTCGCTACGGCTACCCCACACGGGTTAACCTCGCCACGTATCGCTAACTCGCAGGCTCATTCTTCAAAAGGCACGCTGTCACCCCTACTAAGGAGGCTCCAACGGTTTGTAAGCAAACGGTTTCAGGTACTATTTCACTCCCCTCCCGGGGTACTTTTCACCTTTCCCTCACGGTACTTGTCCGCTATCGGTCATCTGGGAGTATTTAGGCTTATCAGTGGTCCTGACAGATTCACACGGGATTTCTCGGGCCCCGTGCTACTTGGGATACTCTTCACGCCAAGAACAGGCATTTCGACTACGGGGTTCGCACCCTCTATGACCGGCCATTCAAAACCGTTCGTCTATACCCTCTTGTCACGTCGACTGCTCGGCAGAACAATCAGAAAAGTCCCACAACCCCCAACATGCAACGCCTGCCGGCTATCACACACGCTAGGTTTAGCCTCTTCCGGTTTCGCTCGCCACTACTCACGGAATCGCTTTTGCTTTCTCTTCCTGTGGGTACTGAGATGTTTCACTTCCCCACGTTCCCTCTACCCGCCCTATATATTCAGGCGGGAGTCACCAGGTACGCACGCGCCCTGGCGGGGTTTCCCCATTCGGACACCCTCGGATCAAAACTCGCTTATCAGTTCCCCGAGGCTTATCGCAGATTGCTACGTCCTTCTTCGGCTCCAGATGCCAAGGCATCCACCGTTTGCTCTTAAAGACTTGAAATCACATGAGTTGAATCGTCAAAAAATTGACTAATGATCTTTAAGATCATCTTCACGACACAAACCCGAAGGCTCATGTCGAAGATGCTCGCGTCCACTGTGTAGTTCTCAAAGTACGGGCGGTACCCACCCCACACGCCACAACCGTGACAGCAGGGAAGGCCCACAAGGAAACAGCCACCAACCAGATCCGAAAACCCGATCAGCGCCCGGCCCCTCAGGACCCAACAGCGTGCATGTACCCACCCCTCCGACCCGAACCGTTCCACAGACAAGCTGCGTACTAGACCCGAAATCCTCAGAATGAGCACCCCATCAAATGTTCCACCCATGAGCTAACCGGCAGACACATTCGGTCTGATCCGGCGCCTGGACACCCACAGCAAAACCATGAGCGCCAGATGCTCCTTAGAAAGGAGGTGATCCAGCCGCACCTTCCGGTACGGCTACCTTGTTACGACTTAGTCCTAATTACCGATCCCACCTTCGACGGCTCCCTCCACAAGGGTTGGGCCACCGGCTTCAGGTGTTACCGACTTTCATGACTTGACGGGCGGTGTGTACAAGACCCGGGAACGTATTCACCGCAGCGTTGCTGATCTGCGATTACTAGCGACTCCGACTTCATGAGGTCGAGTTGCAGACCTCAATCCGAACTGGGACCGGCTTTTTGGGATTCGCTCCACCTTACGGTATTGCAGCCCTTTGTACCGGCCATTGTAGCATGCGTGAAGCCCAAGACATAAGGGGCATGATGATTTGACGTCATCCCCACCTTCCTCCGAGTTGACCCCGGCAGTATCCCATGAGTTCCCACCATTACGTGCTGGCAACATAGAACGAGGGTTGCGCTCGTTGCGGGACTTAACCCAACATCTCACGACACGAGCTGACGACAACCATGCACCACCTGTTTACGAGTGTCCAAAGAGTTGACCATTTCTGGCCCGTTCTCGTATATGTCAAGCCTTGGTAAGGTTCTTCGCGTTGCATCGAATTAATCCGCATGCTCCGCCGCTTGTGCGGGTCCCCGTCAATTCCTTTGAGTTTTAGCCTTGCGGCCGTACTCCCCAGGCGGGGAACTTAATGCGTTAGCTGCGTCACGGAAACCGTGGAATGGTCCCCACAACTAGTTCCCAACGTTTACGGGGTGGACTACCAGGGTATCTAAGCCTGTTTGCTCCCCACCCTTTCGCTCCTCAGCGTCAGTTACGGCCCAGAGATCTGCCTTCGCCATCGGTGTTCCTCCTGATATCTGCGCATTCCACCGCTACACCAGGAATTCCAATCTCCCCTACCGCACTCTAGTCTGCCCGTACCCACTGCAGGCCCGAGGTTGAGCCTCGGGATTTCACAGCAGACGCGACAAACCGCCTACGAGCTCTTTACGCCCAATAATTCCGGATAACGCTTGCGCCCTACGTATTACCGCGGCTGCTGGCACGTAGTTAGCCGGCGCTTTTTCTGCAGGTACCGTCACTTTCGCTTCTTCCCTGCTAAAAGAGGTTTACAACCCGAAGGCCGTCATCCCTCACGCGGCGTTGCTGCATCAGGCTTCCGCCCATTGTGCAATATTCCCCACTGCTGCCTCCCGTAGGAGTCTGGGCCGTGTCTCAGTCCCAGTGTGGCCGGTCACCCTCTCAGGCCGGCTACCCGTCGACGCCTTGGTGAGCCATTACCTCACCAACAAGCTGATAGGCCGCGAGCCCATCCCAGACCGAAAAATCTTTCCAAACACGACCACGCGATCACGTCTCATATCCAGTATTAGACGCCGTTTCCAGCGCTTATCCCAGAGTCCAGGGCAGGTTGCTCACGTGTTACTCACCCGTTCGCCACTGATCCACCAAGCAAGCTTGGCTTCACCGTTCGACTTGCATGTGTTAAGCACGCCGCCAGCGTTCATCCTGAGCCAGGATCAAACTCTCCGTAAAAGAAAAAAGCCCACCCAACCGGAATAAGGTCGGGACAAGCGAGTTCAATCTGACCAAACAGGAAGTCAAAACTGACTATCCAGATGCCAACCCCAAAGGGTTGGACTTTGATCCAAAGGAATTTCTCGCAATCCGCAAAACGGACCGACGAGGAATAAATTGGCATTTGACAAGTGCACGCTGTTGAGTTCTCAAGGAACGGACGCACCCACAGAAACGATCTCTCGACCTACCCGTGAGGCAGTTCACTTCTATATTCAGTCACTCGAACCTTGCGGCTCTCACAGTGGGACCTATCTAAGAGATCAACGTCGTGAAACCCGGTCGAGGACCAGAACCAAAACCTTACACCATGTGTTGGGGTTTTGGGTTGTTCTCCGCTTGAGAGGACGCGGGGCCTTTCGGCCGCTCCGCTCTCCCCTGTGGGGCGAACAAGTAATAAGTTACGCGGATCCCACCGACTCGTCCAATCCACACCACCGCCCGGGCGTGTCGCACCCCGGAAACCGCGGAAAAACGCGGATCTGGCGCGTTCGAGCCGCAGCGCGGCCGCTGTGGCCTCGGAAGGTCAGACCTCGGACGGGATCGATGCCAGGGCGGCCGCGGCATCCGTGTGTCCACCGGTGAACTCGATTCCACCGAAGAACAGGGCTCCGATGACGAGGGCGAACACGAACGCGATCGACAGGAACAGGACGGCGACGCCGGCGACGGTCATCAGGAGGGGGATGCGGTTTGCCATGTGTCGAGCCTCCCCCACCCCCTCGTGCAATCACCAGGGCTTGCGCAGGAACGACCGAAGGCCGGTACCCCGAGGGGTACCGGCCTTCGATGAGGAACCGATCAGCGACCGGAGAGCTTCTCGCGAAGCGCAGCCAGCGACTCGTCATCGGCGAGGGTGCCCTGAGCGGGCGACTCCGACGAGAACGATCCGCCGAACGAACCGGTGTCCGCCGGGTTGGCAGCCTCGGCCTCGAGGGCCTTGGTGACGGCAGCCTTGTGGGCTTCCCAGCGACCCTGGGCAGCGGCGTACTCCTGCTCCCAAGCTTCGCGCTGGGTGTCGAAGCCCTCGAGCCAGGCACCCGACTCGGGGTCGAAGCCCTCGGGGTACTTGTACTCGCCACGCTCGTCGTACTCGGTGGCCATGCCGTACAGCGCCGGGTCGAACTCGGTGCCGTTGGGGTCGACCGACTCGTTGGCCTGCTTGAGCGACAGCGAGATGCGACGACGCTCGAGATCGATGTCGATGATCTTGACGAAGACCTCTTCGCCGACCGACACGACCTGCTCGGCGAGCTCGACGTGCTTGCCCGACAGCTCCGAGATGTGCACGAGCCCCTCGATGCCGTCTGCCACGCGGACGAACGCACCGAACGGAACGAGCTTGGTGACCTTGCCCGGAGCGATCTGACCGATCGCGTGGGTACGGGCGAACACCTGCCACGGGTCTTCCTGCGTCGCCTTGAGCGAGAGCGACACGCGCTCACGGTCGAGGTCGACCTCGAGGATCTCGACGGTGACCTCCTGGCCCACCTCGACGACCTCGGAGGCGTGCTCGATGTGCTTCCAGGAGAGCTCGGAGACGTGCACGAGACCGTCCACGCCGCCCAGGTCGACGAACGCACCGAAGTTGACGATCGACGAGACCGTGCCCTTACGGACCTGACCCTTGTGCAGGTTGTTCAGGAACGTGGTGCGCGACTCGGACTGCGTCTGCTCGAGCAGGGCGCGGCGCGAGAGCACGACGTTGTTGCGGTTCTTGTCGAGCTCGAGGATCTTGGCCTCGATCTCCTGGCCGAGGTACGGCGTGAGGTCGCGGACCCGGCGCAGCTCGATGAGCGAGGCGGGAAGGAAGCCGCGGAGGCCGATGTCGACGATGAGCCCGCCCTTGACGACCTCGATCACGGAGCCGGTGACAACACCGTCGTTCTCCTTGATCTTCTCGACGTCGCCCCACGCACGCTCGTACTGCGCGCGCTTCTTGGACAGGATGAGGCGACCTTCCTTGTCCTCCTTCTGGAGAACGAGGGCCTCGACGTGATCGCCGACGTTGACGACCTCGTTGGGGTCGACGTCGTGCTTGATCGAAAGCTCGCGGGAGGGGATGACACCCTCGGTCTTGTAACCGACGTCGAGGAGGACCTCGTCGCGGTCGATCTTCACCACGGTGCCCTCGATGAGGTCGCCGTCGTTGAAGAACTTGAGGGTCTTCTCGACCGCGGCCAAGAAGTCTTCGGCGGAGCCGATGTCGTTGATCGCGACCTGCTTGATAGCGGGGGCGGTCGTTGCGGTAGTCATGTAGTGGGTTGTCCTAGTGGGTGGGTGTCGGGCTTCGGCTCCTGCGAGACGGTCCCGGGTGGGGCCGTACCCGGCCGGGCGCCACTCGCCGGAAGGCGAACGAAAGCCACGAGCCGAAGCGAAGCGGATTGTTTCGTGCGATACCACTCGCTCACACCCGCGGAGCGGGATAGTCAGACGAGTGACACTCAAGCCTAACCCATTCCGCTTCCCAGATCTCGACCGGACCGGGCGCGACGCGGGGGCGAACGGTGTTCGCAGCACACCGTGACCACGCATCCGCCCCGGCGATCCGCCCAGGTTGCGTCCAGACTGCCATGCCAGGCTCCCCGTTTCGTGCCCGTCGATCACGGGCAGGACGTGCTGTTCTCCGCCGTCCTCGCGATACGAAACCGGTTTTATGAGTTCTGATTCGACGCCCCCGTACAACCGCCGCAGCCGCCGACTGGCTGCCCGCCGCTCCACCCGCCGCCCCGCGATCACCGCCGGTGCCGTCGCCCTCGGGCTCGCCGCAACGGTGGCCCTCACCGGCACCGCCCCTGTCGCACAGGCCGCCCCGGCATCCTCTCTTCTGTCGGCCTCGAGCTTCCAGCTCGCGTCCTACACGGCCCCCGTGACGCCGGCCACCACCTCGGCCCCCACTGTCGCGGACGCTCGTGCGGCGGAGCAGGCGGCAGCAGCTTCTCTGCAGTCCGCGGCAGCCGTGCAGAACGACATCTCGGCATCCGGACTCGACATCGGGCAGCCGGCCACCGTCGACACCAGCGCTCTGCAGCAGGCCACCGATCGGCTGGATGCCGCGCAGGTGCTGCCGCCGGCGTTCCTTCCCGGCGTGACCGGCGAGGTCACCGCCGCGGCGTCCGCCGTCGACCAGCGCGTCAGCGCCCTGCGCGGGAGCCTCGACGCGGCCGTGGCGAAGAAGCAGGAAGAAGAAGCCGCCGAAAAGGCCCGGCAGGAAGCTGAGGCGGCGGCCGCGGCGAAAGCCAAGGAGGAAGCCGAGGCTCGTTCGAGCGCTCCCTCCGACGACTCGTCCGGCGGGTGGACTCCCCCGCCGTCCTCGGGCGGCGGCTCGGGCGACAACAGCCCGGGAGGCGCTCAGTCCACCGCGCGCGGCATGCTCGCCGGCTACGGGTGGGGCGACGACCAGTTCTCGTGCCTCGTCTCGCTGTGGAACCGCGAGTCCGGATGGAACTACCAGGCCTACAACGCCGGGAGCGGTGCCTATGGCATCCCGCAGGCTCTCCCCGGAAGCAAGATGAGCTCGGCCGGCGCCGATTGGCAGACCAACGCCGGCACGCAGATCGCGTGGGGCCTCGGCTACATCTCGGGCCGCTACGGCAGCCCGTGCGGGGCGTGGGATCACTCGCAGTCGACCGGCTGGTACTGAGCTCAGCGCCACCACACCAACGAGCGCGCCGCGCCGGAGAACGCTCCGGAGCGGCGCGCTTCGCTGATCACGGCATCGCCTTCGGACAGACCGACCTCGTGCAGGGTCACGGGTCCGATCCGGCGCTGCCACTCCTGCGCGAAGCGGTGGGCGACCTCGCGACGGCGTCCGACATCCGCCGGTACCGCGAGGAAGCGACGGGGCCGACGCGAACCCGCGAGCCGGAGGACCGCGCCCACCACCGCGGAGCGCCCGCCCCGGTCGACCTCGAGCACGAAGCGCGGGGCGCGGACAGGGGCGCACAGCTCGATGAGGGCCTGCCCGAAGGCGGCACGGTCATCCGGCTCCGCACCGCGCAGAACGACCTCGAGTCTGTGCACGGCCGTGAGGGCATCGGCGGGGATGACCGACGGTGCGCCCGCCGCGGCGCGGACGCGACCGGCGTCCGCGAGTGCCGCCCAGAGCACCTCCACGATGCGGTGAAGAGTCGCGCGGGCGTCGCGGACGCGCCGCCTCCCCTGCCGCCACGCGATCCCCAGGGGAACCGCGGTGAGGGCTCCACCCAGCAGCGCCGCTCCCGCGAACGGCGGTGCAACGTCAGGCACGAGAGCGAACGCTCCGGCGATCGCTGCGCCCGAGGCACCGAGCGTTCCGACGAAAGCCGTCGCGGTCTCCCGCGTCGCCGACACGGATGTCGGGAACAACGGCACGTGCGGCCGGTGCTCGACGACGAAGGACTCCTCCTCGACGTCTTCGTAGGGCTCGCCGATGCGCCAGAGCTCTCGGGTGGTGGCACGCGACGGGATCGCGTCCAGGGCGCCGACGCCGGCGGACGCCGCGCCGGGAGCCTTCGACAGGACCCCGGTGAGCGCTCGGCGTTGGGCATGTCCGAGGGCGGCGCCGATGCCTCTGACGACCCGGCGCGGATCGTCGACGTCCACGCCCCAGAGCCGAGCGTGCTTGCGGCGGAGGCGGGTGGCATCCGGTTGCGCCTCCACCGCGAGGTCGGTCGGGACGAGCGCCGTCACCGTCCAGTTGTGCGCCGTCTTCTCGGGCCACGCCGGGTCGAGGCGGAGGGTGCGCCCGCGCAGCTGCTGCATCGCCGCGTCGCCGGCGGCGGCCGTGAGGTCGACGAGCGTGTTCACCCGCGGGCAGTCCCAGCCCTCACCGAACAGCCCCCGTGTGCCCACGACGACCTGCAGACGGCCGGCGCTCAACAACCGCGCGGCCGCGCCGACGATCCCTGCCCCGGCGATCCCCCGCACCTCCACGACGTGCGGATCGTCGTCGACGGGCGCCGCGGTGACCTCGACGCCGAGTTCTGCCACGAGCGCCGCCAGGAGTTCCGCTGCGTCGCGGCGCGCCAGGCGCACGGTCGACGAGGTGACGAGCATCGCGCGGAGGTCGGCGGTGGCGGCATCCGTCGTCAGCACCGAGAAGGTTCGAACGGCACCGGCCGCGCCGAGCAGACCTCCGTGCACGTTGCCGTGTCGCGCGAAGTCGGTCACGACGAGGGCGCAGAGCCGCTCGCCGAGCGCCGCCGCCTCGGCGGCCAGGATGTCGCAGGCGCCCTGGTCCTTGGCGAGGGACGAGGTCAGCACGGAGTCGATGGGGTCACGGGTCCGGCGCACCCCCCGGTCCGTGAGCGCGTAGCCGAAATCGGCGAGGAGGGTGCGCAAGCGCGTCCATTCCTCCGCACGAGACGGGTCGGGCAGCACGTGGTCGAGGGCGAAGCGACCGAGCAGCCGCAGGGTCTCGTCGGTCGTCGGCGGACGGCGGGCGAACGCGGGCAGGTGCGCGACGACGGGGTCGTCGGGGGCGACGAGGGAGAGCATCGCGCCGGCCGCCTCCGCCCCGGCGAAATCGGCCGCGAAGGCGGCGGCCAGCAGGTGGTCGATGTCGTCGGCGTCGGCGTCGGCCGTCCCCACGGGCTTCAGGATGCCGAGCAGGCTCGCGCGGCCGGACCCCACGGCGAAGCTCGTGCGCAGCGCGACCTCGAGGGCCTGCGCGTGCGCGCTCAGGAACAGGCGCTCCTCGGCGGTGGGTTCGACCACGTGGACGAGCTCGCGGTAGGGCGCGAGGTCCCCCTCGCGGACCACGGCCGGCACCGGCACCTCGAGATCGACCTCGCCCAGCAGCGAGATGTAGTTGTCGTACTCGTCGGCGTCGTCGGGAGTCGGCAGAGTCGCCGTGAGGCCGATGACGAGGGGATCGCGGCCGTCCGCCCGGATCCGGGCGAGGAGGGCGGCCACGACGAGCGCCCAGTGGTCGAGGAGGTGGTGGCACTCGTCCAGCACGATCGTCTCGACCCCGCGCGCGACCAACCGGTCGATGAGTTCGCGCGCGTTCGGGTGCAGAGCGGCGGCGAGGACCGTGGCATCCTGTCGCGCGAGCGAACGTCGGATCGCCCGCGCACGGGATTGGATGCCGCGCCGGTACGCGCTCGGATTGCTCTCCGACAGCGCGTCGAGCCATACCGTCGCGGCCTCGGGCGTCCGGTCGTCGTCCTTCAGCTCGTCTCGCCAGCGTTCGCGGGCGAGAGCGGCGAAGGGCGACGCGGAGTCCAGGACGCTGATGGATTGATAGGTGAGGGCGGTCAGGTCGGCCGGCGCCGCGGGGTCCTCCGACACGGCCGTGTCGTCGTGCGCGAGCGCGCGGGCCGCCCCGACCCACTGCTCGCGGATGGCGATCGTCGGGGCGAAGACCACGGTTCGCCGTCCCCGCCGGGCGGCGAGGAGGAGTCCGAGGAGGGTCTTGCCCGAGCCGGGTGGGGCGACGAGGTGGAGCGGCTCGCCGGCGTCGACGTCGACCCGACGGAGCGCCGCCGCTTGATACGCGCGCAATGTGCCGTCGAAGGACCACCCGGCGAGCGGGCGTGCGGGTTCCGGGGGCACCGGGCCAGTCTAAGGACCGGCGCGCCGCGCGGTCAGGCTCCGTTGCGGCGCGCGATGATCCCCGCGAGGAGAGCGTGCGACAAGGGGGCGACCGAGGCGATGAGCAGAATCGTGCCCCAGAATCCTTCCTCCGGTTGGAGCAGGATGCCGCCGAGGAGGAGCCCCGTGAACAGGACGGCGGACACCACCCGGCGGATCATGCGCTCGAGGTCGCGCAACCGACGTTCGATCCTCGGCGTCTGCACCGAGACGGCGCCCTCTTCGAACCGCGAGATCAGGTTGTCGACGCGGCGCGGCAGCCGCGCGGTCACGGCGGCCACGGCCCCTACCTCGCGCACGAGCGCTTGAGCGGTGTTGCCGCTCTCCTCGCGGATCAGGCGCTGCGCGTAGGGCTCGACGGCATCCCAGATGTTGAAGGACGGATCGAGAGCGCTGCACATGCCGCTCGTGAGCGACATCGCACGGACGATGAGGAGGAAGTTCTCGGGCAACTGGAACGGCAGGGTGCGGACGACGTCGCCGAACTCGACCGCGAAAGCGCGGAACTCGCGCGGGTCGACCTCCTGCAACTCCGCGAACCCCATTCCCCCGAAGCGCGAGAACAGTTGGGTCATCG
This portion of the Microbacterium testaceum StLB037 genome encodes:
- the rpsA gene encoding 30S ribosomal protein S1 encodes the protein MTTATTAPAIKQVAINDIGSAEDFLAAVEKTLKFFNDGDLIEGTVVKIDRDEVLLDVGYKTEGVIPSRELSIKHDVDPNEVVNVGDHVEALVLQKEDKEGRLILSKKRAQYERAWGDVEKIKENDGVVTGSVIEVVKGGLIVDIGLRGFLPASLIELRRVRDLTPYLGQEIEAKILELDKNRNNVVLSRRALLEQTQSESRTTFLNNLHKGQVRKGTVSSIVNFGAFVDLGGVDGLVHVSELSWKHIEHASEVVEVGQEVTVEILEVDLDRERVSLSLKATQEDPWQVFARTHAIGQIAPGKVTKLVPFGAFVRVADGIEGLVHISELSGKHVELAEQVVSVGEEVFVKIIDIDLERRRISLSLKQANESVDPNGTEFDPALYGMATEYDERGEYKYPEGFDPESGAWLEGFDTQREAWEQEYAAAQGRWEAHKAAVTKALEAEAANPADTGSFGGSFSSESPAQGTLADDESLAALREKLSGR
- a CDS encoding 16S rRNA uridine-516 pseudouridylate synthase yields the protein MSSDSTPPYNRRSRRLAARRSTRRPAITAGAVALGLAATVALTGTAPVAQAAPASSLLSASSFQLASYTAPVTPATTSAPTVADARAAEQAAAASLQSAAAVQNDISASGLDIGQPATVDTSALQQATDRLDAAQVLPPAFLPGVTGEVTAAASAVDQRVSALRGSLDAAVAKKQEEEAAEKARQEAEAAAAAKAKEEAEARSSAPSDDSSGGWTPPPSSGGGSGDNSPGGAQSTARGMLAGYGWGDDQFSCLVSLWNRESGWNYQAYNAGSGAYGIPQALPGSKMSSAGADWQTNAGTQIAWGLGYISGRYGSPCGAWDHSQSTGWY
- a CDS encoding DEAD/DEAH box helicase family protein, translated to MPPEPARPLAGWSFDGTLRAYQAAALRRVDVDAGEPLHLVAPPGSGKTLLGLLLAARRGRRTVVFAPTIAIREQWVGAARALAHDDTAVSEDPAAPADLTALTYQSISVLDSASPFAALARERWRDELKDDDRTPEAATVWLDALSESNPSAYRRGIQSRARAIRRSLARQDATVLAAALHPNARELIDRLVARGVETIVLDECHHLLDHWALVVAALLARIRADGRDPLVIGLTATLPTPDDADEYDNYISLLGEVDLEVPVPAVVREGDLAPYRELVHVVEPTAEERLFLSAHAQALEVALRTSFAVGSGRASLLGILKPVGTADADADDIDHLLAAAFAADFAGAEAAGAMLSLVAPDDPVVAHLPAFARRPPTTDETLRLLGRFALDHVLPDPSRAEEWTRLRTLLADFGYALTDRGVRRTRDPIDSVLTSSLAKDQGACDILAAEAAALGERLCALVVTDFARHGNVHGGLLGAAGAVRTFSVLTTDAATADLRAMLVTSSTVRLARRDAAELLAALVAELGVEVTAAPVDDDPHVVEVRGIAGAGIVGAAARLLSAGRLQVVVGTRGLFGEGWDCPRVNTLVDLTAAAGDAAMQQLRGRTLRLDPAWPEKTAHNWTVTALVPTDLAVEAQPDATRLRRKHARLWGVDVDDPRRVVRGIGAALGHAQRRALTGVLSKAPGAASAGVGALDAIPSRATTRELWRIGEPYEDVEEESFVVEHRPHVPLFPTSVSATRETATAFVGTLGASGAAIAGAFALVPDVAPPFAGAALLGGALTAVPLGIAWRQGRRRVRDARATLHRIVEVLWAALADAGRVRAAAGAPSVIPADALTAVHRLEVVLRGAEPDDRAAFGQALIELCAPVRAPRFVLEVDRGGRSAVVGAVLRLAGSRRPRRFLAVPADVGRRREVAHRFAQEWQRRIGPVTLHEVGLSEGDAVISEARRSGAFSGAARSLVWWR
- a CDS encoding MFS transporter, translated to MSEFSGHLPGSREYRRLLAGLFFGGVATFAQLYATQAVLPAIAADIDSGPAGAALTVSASTLGLAVAVIPWSLVADRIGRVPVMALGLVAATLLGACTPFADDIVMLLGLRLLEGAALGAVPAVALAYLSEEIAPRHVAAAAGSYIAGTTVGGLSGRVIAGWVGEVAGWRWGVASVVLLCVVAAVLFVALVPSARGFVPGRARKERGLSVRRRILANLRSRVQLALYAQGFLLIGAFVAVYNYLGFHLAGAPFFLPPAVVTLLFLAYLAGTVSSPRAGMLAVRHGRLPVLVGSIAVMAGGIVLMSVPALPVVVVGLLAFTAGFFGAHAVASGWTPVAAASDARAQASSLYYLAYYAGSSLFGWLLGWVFGGAGWSVFLAAVLVMCALALAVAIVTLRAPKASGP